One region of Drosophila kikkawai strain 14028-0561.14 chromosome 2R, DkikHiC1v2, whole genome shotgun sequence genomic DNA includes:
- the LOC108077380 gene encoding uncharacterized protein, with translation MCIKNCEDIKFRNCKGGEIGNEGGKNNVIHASSSGHEYFQLQLQLQSKLNKQRQKGSKFPNFRIIMCCCYLIIMVLMI, from the coding sequence ATGTGCATAAAAAACTGCGAAGACATCAAATTCCGGAACTGCAAAGGTGGAGAAATCGGCAATGAAGGTGGAAAGAATAACGTCATCCACGCATCGTCCTCCGGCCACGAGTATTTTCAATTACAGCTGCAGTTGCAGTCCAAGCTCAACAAGCAAAGGCAAAAAGGATCTAAGTTTCCCAACTTCAGGATTATTATGTGTTGTTGCTACTTAATTATCATGGTCCTGATGATTTAA